A segment of the Bacteroidota bacterium genome:
AATTGAATTTTCTATAATACCAATTCTTAAACTAAAATAGTTCTCCGCCTGTGGCGGATTTAGTTTTTAGAATGGCAATAACGAACTACATCCCGAATGCCCCGCTTAATCCCGATAATTATCGGGATGCGGGGCATTAGTCCCCCTTTCTTTTGGACTAATATATATTGAGTGTCGGTATAAATAGGAGTGTGAGTATAGAAGAATAAAACAGCGTAAGAGGCTCGCTCTCGCTTCCACTCTCACACTGTTTTTAGTACCCGGAGCCGGGGTCGAACCGGCACATCTTGCAATATTGGTGTTTGAGACCAACGCGTCTACCAATTCCGCCATCCGGGCTTTGAATAGGTTTTCTTTAATCTGCCGCAAAAGTATTGAGACTTTCGTTTAATCGCAACAAATATTTGCTTTTTAAATGCAACTGATTAAGGTTTAGTAAAATGGATGATTTGTCCACTTCTGATGCTGCATCAAATTTTTCAAAATAGTGAAGCATCTCCGCATCAAAACCTTTTTTTAATTCTTCAATTTCTCTTCGTAATGCAGGGAAAGTATCCGCTGTTATATCATCAATTTGCTCATTCAAGTCCATCATCTCACCCAAGAACATTGGAGAGAGCGGCTGGTTAGTATCTATATTAAATAACTGTAATACATGCTGCAAACGAGCACTGGTATTTAGCAAAGTCTTATATGCAATAGTATTCTCTGTGCTTATTTGTAAAGCTTTATCTTGCTCGGCAGGTGTGCTGTTTGCAAATAAATCGGGATGATAATTACGACTGATTTCAAAAAACTTTTGCTTGAGTAATGCCAAGTCTAAATTTAATTTAACAGGCAATCCATAAAACTTATAATAGTTTTTCATGCTACTCTTGTAATTGCAGATAGAATGTTGAAGCCATTATTTCATTCATAAATTGCACTTTTCTATGCTTGGGGATT
Coding sequences within it:
- a CDS encoding iron-sulfur cluster co-chaperone HscB C-terminal domain-containing protein produces the protein MKNYYKFYGLPVKLNLDLALLKQKFFEISRNYHPDLFANSTPAEQDKALQISTENTIAYKTLLNTSARLQHVLQLFNIDTNQPLSPMFLGEMMDLNEQIDDITADTFPALRREIEELKKGFDAEMLHYFEKFDAASEVDKSSILLNLNQLHLKSKYLLRLNESLNTFAAD